A window from Engraulis encrasicolus isolate BLACKSEA-1 chromosome 13, IST_EnEncr_1.0, whole genome shotgun sequence encodes these proteins:
- the gjb8 gene encoding gap junction protein beta 8: MSWGALYAQLGGVNKHSTSLGKIWLSVLFIFRITILVLAAESVWGDEQADFTCNTQQPGCKNVCYDHFFPVSHIRLWCLQLIFVSTPALLVAMHVAYRKRGVKRDLIATRGGDKPADDDLESLKKRRLPITGPLWWTYTCSLFFRLIFEAGFMYALYFVYDGFHMPRLVKCEVWPCPNKVDCFISRPTEKTIFTIFMVGSSSICMVLNVAELGYLIVKALMRCSARMARKKHSYTHENANKDKAYLQNKKNEMLLSSSTESNSGKAV; the protein is encoded by the coding sequence atgagctGGGGTGCCCTCTACGCCCAGCTGGGTGGCGTCAACAAGCACTCCACCTCCCTGGGCAAGATTTGGCTCTCCGTGCTCTTCATCTTCCGCATCACCATCCTGGTGCTCGCCGCAGAGAGCGTGTGGGGTGACGAGCAGGCGGACTTCACCTGCAACACGCAGCAGCCGGGCTGCAAGAACGTCTGCTACGACCACTTCTTCCCGGTCTCGCATATCCGCCTCTGGTGCCTGCAGTTGATCTTCGTGTCCACGCCGGCGCTGCTGGTGGCCATGCATGTGGCGTACCGCAAGCGCGGCGTCAAGCGTGACCTGATTGCCACACGCGGCGGTGACAAGCCCGCAGACGATGATCTGGAGAGCCTGAAGAAGCGCCGGCTGCCCATCACGGGCCCGCTGTGGTGGACCTACACCTGCAGCCTGTTCTTCCGCCTCATCTTTGAGGCCGGCTTCATGTATGCGCTCTATTTCGTCTATGATGGCTTCCACATGCCACGGCTGGTCAAGTGCGAGGTGTGGCCGTGCCCAAACAAGGTCGACTGCTTCATCTCCCGGCCCACGGAGAAGACCATCTTCACCATCTTCATGGTGGGCTCGTCGTCCATCTGCATGGTGCTCAACGTGGCCGAGCTGGGGTACCTGATCGTCAAGGCCCTGATGCGCTGCTCGGCACGCATGGCCCGCAAGAAGCACTCCTACACGCACGAGAATGCCAACAAGGACAAGGCCTACTTGCAGAACAAAAAGAATGAGATGCTTCTTTCGTCCTCCACAGAGTCCAACAGTGGCAAGGCGGTGTGA